In one window of Mercurialis annua linkage group LG4, ddMerAnnu1.2, whole genome shotgun sequence DNA:
- the LOC126676715 gene encoding ethylene-responsive transcription factor ERF027 — protein sequence MATDPNNLPTNLTQINQTQPPFTPSFDPTNLCHHFSSSPSSDRPLLPMPASSSSSASVKTKRHPLYRGIRSRSGKWVSEIREPRKTTRIWLGTFATAEMAATAYDVAALALKGGDAILNFPGCVGSYPVPASSSASDIRNAAIAAAAFKRNEMLYNNQEFGQLQARNNVDHDHNLLINTTETGSDHVYVDEEALFDMPNMLVDMAEGMLLSPPRMTSSDDSPGTSDGESLWNYF from the coding sequence ATGGCAACTGACCCCAATAACCTACCCACCAATCTGACCCAAATTAACCAGACTCAGCCACCATTCACACCATCATTTGACCCTACGAACCTATGCcatcatttttcttcttctccttcttctgaTAGACCCTTATTACCTATgcctgcttcttcttcttcatcagctTCTGTAAAAACTAAAAGGCACCCATTATACAGAGGAATTAGAAGCAGAAGTGGAAAATGGGTGTCTGAAATCCGCGAGCCGCGTAAAACGACCCGTATTTGGCTCGGAACGTTTGCCACCGCGGAAATGGCTGCTACGGCTTATGACGTAGCGGCTTTAGCACTAAAAGGTGGGGATGCTATTCTAAATTTTCCTGGTTGTGTTGGGTCTTATCCTGTTCCGGCGTCTTCATCAGCAAGCGATATACGTAATGCAGCTATTGCTGCTGCTGCATTCAAAAGGAATGAAATGCTGTATAATAATCAAGAATTTGGCCAATTGCAGGCCAGAAATAATGTTGATCATGATCATAATTTGCTCATCAATACGACTGAAACTGGCAGTGATCATGTGTATGTTGATGAGGAAGCTTTGTTTGATATGCCAAATATGCTGGTGGATATGGCAGAAGGAATGTTGCTTTCTCCACCCAGAATGACCTCTTCTGATGATTCTCCGGGAACTTCTGATGGAGAAAGCCTCTggaattatttttaa